The stretch of DNA gCTTTTTAGGAAATCAGTCCTTTCTTCTGTCCTGTGGAATAAAGAAAGTTAAGTTAGTACTTATTACTCGGTGATGTCCCCTTCACCACAGCACTCACACAGGCTGCGGGCTCTTCCGCTCAGACCCCGACCGGATGTGCACCCTTTATTTGTTTTTTCATGTTCATCTTCATTTACTATTATGCAGCTGAACGGGAAGAAAAGGGCACACATTCCATCGGGACATGAGTGGAAGAGCCTGCAGCTTGTATAAGTGCAGAGGAGAGGTAAGTACTATAAGTGTCTTTCTTCCACAAGACGGAAGAATGGACGGAtttccctaaggctgggttcacacttgaacgCATTTTATAtgtgcgtttaacgcgcgtttttgtcgcgcgtttttatgcgcgttttttgaaatagtaaacgcgcgtttgacgcgcgtttgtgtgattgactgcagtgtcctatggccacaaacgcgcgtcaaaacgccccaaagaagctcaagaacttgtttgagcgtagggcgtttttcagcgcgttcaaacgcgctgtaaaacgctcaagtgagaaccagggccatagggaagcattggttttcatgtgttgagcgttttacagcgcgtttgaacgcgctgtaaaacgctcaagtgtgaacccaggccTAAAAgcttggagaacacctttaacttttattcttattgcattgtactcattttgagctaaaaatctttttttttttttttcaattggttctTATTAAAAATTCGGAGTCTCTTTCTCTGTACATCCTTGAGATTCTCCAGTCTCTGTGTGTTTTTACtgtgttccatcaggcagctcagctgacggctccttatctctgaccttataaacactcattatagctcaattcttatcgtaCTAAtaataatgtggcttaaataagtgtttttgaactattagtaatttagagatgagtgttagggctcatgcacacaaacgtattttctttctacctctgttccgttttttttttttgtgacccgtatgcggaaccattcacttcaatgggtccgcaaaaacaatggaaggtactccatgtgcattccgtttccattccgcaaaaaagtagtgcatgtcctattattgtccgaaaaatcacggtccgaggccccattcaagtcaatgggtccgcaaaaaatacggaacgcatccgtattttgcggatctatactgtagaaatgctatgcccagcccatattgctcatatgTTTGGTGATTATTTGAATACGTTAcggtttccgtttccgatccgaagaaaaaaactgatcaaatacggaaaccatatggatatgttttgtgcaataacggaacggaagtggACTTAAatcaaagagaaaaaaaactcacgtacagaacaacggatctgtgaaaaacgtaccgcaaaacaacaacggtcgtgtgtaagaggccttatTAGATGACcgtcacaaagtgaaagtaggattctCACACCTTCGCagaagttaaccctttatgacaAAGCTGCTGAGTATTTTCAATAAgaaccaattgaaaatatgattttaagCCTGAAATGAGTAAAAATGCaatcataacaaaaaaaaaaattgcccctaaaGATTGAGGTGGTTGTCTTGGATGATGGGGGATTAGCTGTTGATCCATTGGATTCATGGTTATTTGCATTGTGTTTGCAGGACCGCCTCATCTTTTCAGGTTGGCAGGAAAGTGTTTCAGTTTTGTGGAATCCACGTAAGTAAATAGTCATTTTTGCCACCAGCAGAACATCATGGCAGGATGGGGGGCTCGGATTCTGTGTAAGGGGGTTGTAAATAGGGAAATCCAAGTATTGACTAGTCAGACTTTGATTAGGGGCAGTATCGGGGTATATGTAATCTCCATGTAGCATCCTTTTTGTCCTCTCCACAATAGATACAAATACGAGTTCTGCCCTTTTCACAACGTTACTCAGCACGAGCAGACCTTCCGCTGGAACGCTTACAGTGGGATTTTAGGGTAAGTGTTAACATTTATTAAGGGCGCATTCAGGCCGTGTATTTTCGGGCCATGTCTCATCAGAAACTGGAGTCGATCCAGaaggaaaaagatttaaaaaaaaaacaactttcttTTTTAAAGATTCGCCTCCTGATGGGCCAAACATAGGACTGTACGACTGCTCTATGTACCTTCATTtacagagatgagcgaacttctgttttaagttcggcgtctaaagttcggcttccggttagcggaggattccgaattccgttgtggtccgtggtagcggaatcaataatgaccattattgattccgctaccacggaccacaacggaattcggaatccatatcgggattctccgctaaccggaagccgaactttagacgccgaacttaaaacagaagttcgctcaacactattcatttaTTGACTCTTGAGGCTACTTCTGTTCTGTTTTAGAATTTGGCAAGAATGGGAAATCGAGAACTATACCTTCACAGGCATGTGGATGAGATCAGGAGATTCCTGTGGAAACAAGAACCGACAGACAAAGGTTTCCCTCGATCCATTCATTGCATCTCACCCTTATATACTGCACTATAGATAACAAACACCATCTGAGCACGCCGTGGCAAGCAAGAAATCGAAAAGTGCAGTCAGCTGGGATTGTAATAATGTTTAGATTGGTCATGGTTCTTATAGGTTTTGTTAGTTTTTAAAGGGTCATCAGTGAGTCCTGGTATTAATAGTTTAGTAGTCATAACCTACACAGCCATCATATGTAAGTACCATACCGTTCGGACTAGAAGACCCTCGCAGATTAAGAGGAAGATTAATTTCAGACTACTGCTATTTCAAGTATCACTTAAGGTAGTGGAAGTATGAACGATTAGCTTCCCTGGTGGTCTGTGGTAGTTGAGGGATGAATGGTCAGCTTCCCTGGTGGTGTAGGGTAGTGGAGACATGAATGCAAGCTTCCCTGGTGGTGTAGGGTAGTGGAGACATGAATGCAAGCTCTCTTAATGGCCTATGGTAGTGAAAGTATGATATGTATTCATGGAGACATGAATGCCAGCTTCCATGGTGCTCTCTGGTAGTGGAAGGATGAATGCCAGCTTCATTGGGGGTCTATGGTAGTGGAGAGATGAATGTAAGTTCCCCTGGTAGTCTAAGGTAGTGGAGGCAATACCGCACGCTTCCCTTATGACAGTACTgtaggggtaaacatcagcatccCCGGAGGTCTAGGGCAGGAGAGAGGTGAATGTCAGCATCTTTGACGATGTAGTGGAGAGATGAATGCCACCTTCCCCGGTGGTCTAGTGCAGTGGAGAGGTTATACCCGTTGTCCAGTACTACTTAGACTATATTGGAGGTCACAGGAAAAGCTGAACACATCTACCGTTAGACCTATcaggactctttcacacgagcggatgccgtgcgtggaatccactgcgtgagagagtgccaagccccgttccggacagcagagacacggagcagtaacatgattgctaatgctctgtgcctctctgtgaccttattactacaaaatcccagtgacaactttatctcactgggattttgtagtaaaaaggtcacagagagggacagagcattatcagtcatgttactgctccgtgtctctgctgtccgcaacggggcttggctctctttcacacagtagattacccgcacggcatccgctcgtgtcaaAGAGCTCGAAGGTGGTTTTAAGAAAAGACAAGATCCTGGGCTTTGTGTCAATGATGCGAGTAGTGTGAATGTTCTGTGGATCTTCTATCTATACATATCACCTAATTTTGATATATTTTGGCTACAGGTTCATTTTGTCTGTGGACGGAAGAACAAGTTGGCTGCGGTATCAGAGCCGAACACCTGCGTCTACTCTATGACGTTTGAAACCCCACTGGTCTGCCACCCGCATTCTCTGCTAGGTATGGCCCTATAGAGGAGATATGTGCAGCTCCTCAGAGTCCATCATTAACGGTCGCTCTTGTGGTTGCAGTCTATCCTACTCTCGGGGAAGCAATGAGAAAACAGTGGGACGAAGCAGAACAGTCCTTATATGATGAACTCCTCACTGAACAGGTACAATGTCTACACATACCACCCCCCCAGCATGACCAGGTCAATCCCATGTCGTACAGTGCAGTTACTGTGTGAATAGCACGTTATGGCGTTCTATGTTATCCTTTGATGCGGCTTATTCACCTATTCTCCCTTTTACTTCACAGGGCTACAAGAAACGTCTTCAAGACATATTTCGAGAAGCCGGATACTTGAAAAAGACCTTGCAGCATGAAAGCGATGGAAAGCTAGACCAGAACCAGCCTAAGAGCTTTGACTCACTGgagcagtgcagcaaggtgtgtacatacatacatttcGGTTCAgatagccagatggctaatggattCCCGTTTGCGGTCTATTTTAAAATATAACGTTTATTTActattctttaaaaatatatacgggaagacaaaaaaagagaagaaaaggaAATGTCTTAAAATTAAAGTGCACTTGTGCTTGGCAGCAATCAAtattttgtttgttggtaatttacTGCTTGTGTTTGCAGTCACTCATTCTTCGTGTAACTACCTCTCTATCCTAAGGAATAATTCCTGATCTACTTTCCTCCTCCGGGTTTGTGGAAATATACCCAGATGACAGCTCCCTGTCAATCCTGCACCGGAGAGACACTAATATATATAGCTATGTTCCTTTGTTCAACTTCAATGGATAGAGGGTTGCTGTTTGTATCGGCTAcagccggtgtctgcagctcaccGGGAGCCGAACACCAAGCACACACACTCGCTTAAAACCTAACtagcagctcccccgacatgtttcaccacggATGTGGTGTCTTCAGGggcaatggagctactatcaacaagaTCGCCAGGtgatttagcatttatatattcagtGGGTGGGTCTTTCCCTCCCCACTCTCCAATGAGTTGGCGGCGATCCTGTGATAGTCATATAGTTAAGGCAATAGGATCCATCTCTACGTCTGGTCTGGCACCGAACTGAGCATACCTGACAATAATACTGGTCAGTTCGGTGCCAGACCAGATGTAGAGATGGATCCTATTGGCTTAACTATATGACTATCacaggagctgcagacaccggctgTAGCCGATACAAACAGCAACCCTCTATCCATTGAAGTTGAACAAAGGAACATAGCTATATATATTAGTGTCTCTCCGGTGCAGGATTGACAGGGAGCTGTCATCTGGGTATATTTCCACAAACCCGGAGGAGGAAAGTAGATCAGGAATTATTCCTTAGGATAGAGAGGTAGTTACACGAAGAATGAGTGACTGCAAACACAAGCAgtaaattaccaacaaacaaaataTTGATTGCTGCCAAGCACAAGTGCACTTTAATTTTAAGACATTtccttttcttctctttttttttgtcttcccgtatatatttttaaagaatagTAAATAAACGTTATATTTTAAAATAGACCGCAAACGGGaatccattagccatctggctatcTGAACCGAAATAATTTAAATCCCGGGTCCAAGGGTCCCTGaaggtacatacatacataccgtAGGAACTCATGCAGCGTGTAATGGGGAACACTGATAAGTTACCAGCAGACAGAATCGCTCGATCAACCCAGACATACGGCCGTGTGGTGGCGCTGTTATATTCGGTGGGATGTATTATATAGTTTATCTTTCAGGCCCACGCCGACTCGTCTGAGGAGATAAAGCGACTACGAGGCATTTTGGAAAGGCACAGCATTTCTTATCTCAAAAACGGTGAGAAAAAGTTAAAAGAAAACTAGTACACCTTGATTCATGTAAAAGATGTCAGTGGGTTATCTTTCACACGGCCTCACAAATCATCAGCGTTGTATAAACGAggggatgtgctgccgacaatatgcaaagtcaatgggggataaaCAATCGTAATTACAGTTTGCATCGGACATGTAAAAGCAAGTGCCGATGGACTGGTATATCATTGACTGGCACTTGTTCGGGCTCTAATTGCCCTGTATAAAAGGACCCTTATATCTCACTGGCCACGGCGGTATATCTTTAATAAAGCCAGAGGTTGTGTGTTTCCCCCTCCATGCCTGCTAAGTGGGTGACCTTTCTGTGCAAATCAGGCGTCTTCACTTCTTCCAACCTTCCCCTCCCACAGCATgcattctaagggctcatgcccacgaccgtgaatgggtccgcaatccagaaggtcgatgcggaacggaggcacggaaccactacggagtgcttccgtggggtttctgtccgtgcccctgtactgcaggaaaaaaaaaaagtagtgcatgcaatattttgcggtgcggaccctattcaagtgaatgagtccacgATCTGCATGCTgcagccccacggtcggtgccagtGCGTTGCGGACCGCAACTTGCAGCACCGGCCGGCACACAGTCGttggcatgagccctaatagacataggcctcattcacacttgtGTATTTTGTTCAGTATTTGtagaagtcaaaaccaggagtggagcataCAAGGGAAAGTATCCTGGAAAGACATGGTTTCCGTGTTTCAGATCCTCTCTTGGTTTTGGCTTCTAAATACTGATGCATAATACTGCAGTGGGAATGAAGCCATAGAGagaagctgcagctgcatccccctcctcctactGTACAGATGGATGGGTTTTGAGGGAACTGAGTAGGTATCTGAATATCTACAGAGCCTGCAAACAGGTAATGGGCAGCCCTTGGCTCGAAGAAGGTGAGAAAGATGTTACTTTTTTCCCCCTGCCGGATACATCAGAATATGTGTAGAATAACAAAACAAATGGCAACTGTTTTTGACGGCTTGGCTGAAATATATATCTGTCCCCCTCCAGGATCGTCTAATATAGAATCGCAGCCGCGGAGTTTAGTCACACCTACTCCAAGGGGTGAGGAGAAATATCATCTACGTGGAGATACTGGAGATCGAAATGAACATTAGCAGCAAACCTGCAGCGCTGCTGGAGGACTAAGTAATTGTagactgatgatgtcatcagaagaCATTAAGATCATTGGCCAAAGAGCATAACTTTATTGTCAAATGACTTCTAAACCTTTAAAGGTCCCTGTCAGATGAGCGAGGCACCCGGCCTGAtgttccagcactgccggggtcacatagcattatattgatttatgatgctatgtaacccttactgttctggaatgtattagatgacactgacataatgctgtcagtgttatcctatacattccagaactttaaaggttacatagcatcataaaatcaatataatgccatgtgaccccagcagtgctggaagttcaggctgGTGCCTCGCTGCAGGTCCGCAGCgagacactcgctcgtctgaaaggggcctaaaggggttGAGCTTGCTTACCTGCTTCCTAGCGCTGGCTCCCCACTCCTTCTCCCCGAGGCCTACGATGCTCGGCTGTGCTCCCTCGCTGTAAACATATCAATGGCCTCGGCTGTGACCATatccccttgtgtcatgtgaccatttgtcatgacgtaaGAGTACGCTGGTCACTGCCGTGGCCAGTGATGGTCTGCAGTGAGGTTACAGGGAGCATCGCAACCCTAGAGGAGCCAGTGTCAGGAAGCACGTGTGAAATcaaagttgcacatttttgcaTAGAAGGTCAAATTTGCTACCTTTTTTTCCTGTCCGAGTTTTGGCTGTAGGgattgataaattacccccaaaGTATGTTAAAATTGCAGAAATTTACATTATAAGCATTTATTGCATACCTTAACAGTTGAGGGTCTGGTGACCAGTGTGTGCAGAGTGCATCAGCCGGAGACTCTCCATGCAGTTCAGTGGATAGATTTATGGGATTTTTATAGAAAGACTTCAAAGAAGAAAGCAGTGTGCAAAGATGGCCGCCTCTTCATTGAACTGTATCTGAAACTGGGGGCCAGTGGACTCCTCCAGTTTCATCATAAGCGAGGTTCTCAGAAGCAAGACCtgcagatatgccataaatgttcagGATGGGAatagatccgtcccgtttccattatgcaggggaaTCCTCTCCTGCATAGCAGAAatgggatggatccgttatgcagcccatagacttctattaagactgaatgaataacggaatgcctctaaaggcattcagttatggtccgtggtaacggaatccataacgcaattcaccttttaccagtaaccaaagtgtgaacgaatttcataactggaaattcgctcatctctagttacttaTGTATataccataacagtgcacattgaAGACACTATTGATTAGGAAAGGTTCATGCATGGAGTTTATCTGTTCTCCCCGTGTCTGTGGGTTTTCCcccgggtactccagtttcctcccacacgggACAGCGAGTGATGACAATGTCTGTAAATCTCTGTGGATTATGATGATGCTATAGGtgtaaataaaacaaaatttgTTACCAggtccctttttcttttttcacgcCAAAAGTAGTGTAACGGTGTCGCAAGTCTTACCACTGGGCTTTTGTTTGGCAAAACTTGTGACTTTGCCCCGCTCACATCACTTTTCCAAAGTGGCAAGAGGGCATGGCGTGGACGGGCTCATTAATCATTTTTCACGCCCGTTCTTGGTGTGAAACAtggcttaaaggaaacctgtcatcactttTTAAGTCCATTTATCCACTCACTTTTCTGaaaatactttttaatacattaataacGATATTAAAATCAATTCTGAACGAACTACCAGCTCagagaaaaacctaaaataattGTTCCTGCCATATATGTAAATTTACCTTAGATGAGTccggtctcctccatgcttcagagatgagtccagcgttctctgactcttggAGTGCAGCCCCGCCCATTGTGAATGCGCCCAGcaccgcccactgtgaaggagcccagcaccgcccactgtgaaggagcccagcatcctcccaatctcctccttgctcccaaacatcacaaagctagagcgccgtaatctcgcgatgtgcaagctagcgcatgcacagttcattccctgaggctgatgccagcacagggaaggaacactatgccgacactgcgcatgtgctagctcgctcatcgcaagattacggcgctgtagatttgtgacgtcggggagcagggaggagattcggaggatgcggggcggtgctgggctccggaaacgttagtaacagctccttgggcttcttacacagctgatagtcctactgaatagactgttagctgcttttttcttgccataatacaaattctaacagtctattcagtaggactatcagctgtgtatccacctgacttctcctcaacgcaactgatggtcccaaccccatttataaggcaagaaatcccacttattaaacctgacagggcacacctgtgaagtgaaaaccatttcaggggactatctcttgaagctcatcaagagaatgccaagagtgtgcaaagcagtaatcaaagcaaaaggtggctactttgaagaacctagaatatgacatattttcagttgtttcacacttgtttgttatgaatataattccacaagtgttaattcatagttttgatgcctccagtgtgaatctacaattttcataatcatgaaaataaagaaaactctttaaatgaggtgtgtccaaacttttggtctgtactgtatgtaaaatcgtttttttgacacaataaaagcacacacagctatggggactggatattgcggatgtgctagcagcccatgtcctcagatctatacccaaaatccaggtcacAAGGATCTACACCATCAAGACAGTTAAGCCTGCCTGACACGGCATCGAACTTATGTAGAAGCCTGCTCCTCTGCACAACTTTGGCGCTTCCACCAGCAGCGCAGAGGGACTTGATCCCGGCGTGGGAAACGCTGGCCTTAATAAGTATCCTGAAAACCGACCAGGAGTGGGTCAATAGAGTACAAAAAACACTTGTGGTACCAAAGTATTCCAAAAGTAACACAATTTAATTATTGCACGTGCACTTTATTAATATATACCAGCAGTCCACCatcggtcctcttggtttttaatatGTTCATGTACTGTGACCTGTATTAAATGTATTTTTGTGATTTGTGTCAATCATGTCTTgtgtgattttctaataaaattgtGTTACTTTTGGAATACTTTGGTACCACAAGTGTTTTTTGTACTCTATTGACCCACTCCTTCTGGTCGGTTTTCATGCTATAATCAGGGGTGGGCCCTGAACTCTTTGGGCTATATATAGGTTCCTTAATAAGtatcctccttaaaggggttctacaggaattatgaaaatacttaaatattactttaatataaatatattcccaaatagctttcattagttataatggcttgttttgtctggggagcaatagtCAGGGAAATACAatagccgctgtcctattagtgcttgttacttcacaacactgagctaaagagccgcctcatcctcctctctactagtcagggattatgatcctaaatacagtttaatacgatcttcagctgaatctctggggaatggcGTTCATGAggaaacatgaagtacagagaggaggtgggggtaatgagcagcagcactagtatgccgtctccattaccacagtctgtcctgtccatcatgtctcctcatgaactccattcctacagagattcagctgaagatcttatcatctgtattcaggatcataatccctgacaaaatcGGGACACATCCCTGAGCaaaaaggaggatgaggcagctccgagctcagtgttgtgaagtaacttgttttgtgtgtgctaataggacggcggctattttatttctcctaatgattgctccccagacaaaacgaacaATTAAAACTTATAAATATATTCAAATATCTttcataataatgtaatatttaagtattttcattttgttTATGCCCTTTAATGTATCTAAAAGCCCACATTCACCTAGTCGAGGCCAAAAGAGTGTCATTTTTCTGCTGTATGGTATAGTGGTGAAGCAGCCtgtactattaggcctcatgcacacgactgtctcAGTTatgcgatccgcaaaatacacATGCGGTCTGTGTAacgttagttatttttttttttttgatgctccactgacttgaatgggtccaaggtccgcattttgcagacgtaTTCTATCAGACATACGGAGGCAGAAACCACACAGGTAATTTGTGTGAAATACATTCAGTGTTTAAacaaaaccacacacacacatactgtgcAGTATACTTGAGCCTCTAGGTGATGGATGCCGCTGTATGCCTATATACTGGCATCTGGCAGGAGATCCTCCCAGTATATACCTCCTGGAGACActgcccaaggctactttcacactagctgtagccttctccggcaggggaacagcctgccggatccgtactgccGCTACTCTACCGTGCCTCCGGAAGTCCGCTATAATGGTGGCGGGCCGAAGTTCCggctgcagcacggcaaacatgccaagaggcggccggaataaaaccacGACATGTACATGGATTATACTAACACATCaggtttagggtccatttacacgtccgtaaatGTTTGTGGTCCGCACATGGCTGGcactgtgatagaaatgcctattcttgtctgcaatcgtggacaagaataggacatgatctatcttttttgcggggccacggaactacggatgcggccagcaaacag from Bufo bufo chromosome 7, aBufBuf1.1, whole genome shotgun sequence encodes:
- the GNPTG gene encoding N-acetylglucosamine-1-phosphotransferase subunit gamma — protein: MAPCLWLLLCFVYDVTATKMKIVEEPNTFGLNNPFLSQTNKLQPRTDPAPVSGPPHLFRLAGKCFSFVESTYKYEFCPFHNVTQHEQTFRWNAYSGILGIWQEWEIENYTFTGMWMRSGDSCGNKNRQTKVHFVCGRKNKLAAVSEPNTCVYSMTFETPLVCHPHSLLVYPTLGEAMRKQWDEAEQSLYDELLTEQGYKKRLQDIFREAGYLKKTLQHESDGKLDQNQPKSFDSLEQCSKAHADSSEEIKRLRGILERHSISYLKNGSSNIESQPRSLVTPTPRGEEKYHLRGDTGDRNEH